In Hyperolius riggenbachi isolate aHypRig1 chromosome 1, aHypRig1.pri, whole genome shotgun sequence, the genomic window gggctcctagcagaagccctagcaaccaatcacagaggggaaccctggccagccccacctgaccttattgagccaatcagagggctcccagcctaaaccctggcacccaatcacagaaaggaatacTGGCCAGCACCcgtttaatgagggctgccatgatgagacatatctgaATGCTCActaagagacatgctccagtgctggtggcctaccaagggctgtacacagttataaacctacagctcttcagtgattaaccccttcactactattactacttactGTATTGTTAAATcgtgtgtgtgctccagtgctgctgggcctagtagcaagggctgtacacagtgataagctgttcagtgattaaccccatcactacactattgttaaatagttaattagcttgattgatgtcattgaatGACAGTCAgtttgtgctccagtgctgctggcctagcagtgataaaccaaaatctgttcagtgattaacaccttcactatcactacactattcttaaatcattaattagtttGATGTCAattgtgtgacagagtgtgtgctgcaggcagctgctatgtgtctgtgtgtgtgctatgcatagaccaggccagctgctgcctgctggccagctattagccttaggtataggttagggattaggggataggactactgtgttattgtgtagttagtactgtagtactgcatatttaatccaaaacacaattgctgcgtaattttttggaggtgtcttggctgaaaactgtcatgtcctagTTGTGCGGTtgtactttggacacaatggcctcaattcactaagcttatctcctgtctttaataacgtttctagagttatcaccatggtgatgaggcatgtagtattcaggaaacattttacctcaggcaaacctaaacttaactcttctgtctttaagttaactcttcaatccttaaaataactccagagttaaagacaggctgtttattaacggtGTGTGAaaattacagaggaggtaaattaactacagagaatggagagataaaataactctttcACTGTGTggaggcaagttttctcttgccttattatctccagtatgatcttagtgattgaggccaatgttcctaaagacaggagataagctttgtgaattgaggccactgtggcctgcatgaccgctgtctagaccctaggcctaatgttaattgagagccatttttttgagggggggcgggggggattttaagtccccacatcatcaattagtgttcccctttacaaaataatgatgctacatgcctcatataccctaaaaaacgtttttaaagcaatttaaaggccacttccggttttctatccgaatCCGCCGGATACTAGGGTCAGATATCTGATCGGGATGGGAACATTTTGAActcagatatccgacccggatcttatatcggggtatccggatccgcatcagatccggattttgaaaaggggtatccgagcagcactgggacTCTTCTCATCTGCTACGGCTGAGTTCAGACCAGCGTGTGTACTTtgctatagtcatatgtccttaTCTTAATCTAATGCAGATTTTTGGAGGGGAACTAATAAAGGGTTCGCACACATGCCCAACTGATGTCGCCCGTCAGGGATCAGGAGCTGATCCCCTTGCGCAGCATCGCTGGGCTGCACACAACTGTGTCGCTGACTATAcactgtgttgggggggggggggagcgacggAAGGACAAGTGGTGCATGCATGACGTCAGGCAGCGGGCGTGGGAGCAGCGCAAACCATTGAATCGGTGGGGGGGTTTCGGCATTGCTGGGGTTGGGTAGATCTATCCGGCGTATAGCTCACAGGCTGGGCATCATGGGTCGTCGGGTGCTGTACACACCCCTGATTGTCcgctgaggtggtcgttatcgATCAGGTTTTACTCTCCTGAATGGTTTTGGGATAAGAACCTTCAGAAACAGACTTGTCCTTCCTGCTGTCAATATTTTGTCGTTTTAAGATTTACAGTGTTTTAACACCTAGAACATAGCCTCATAATTATGCTTAAATGGGAATGTTAATTGGATGTAATAGAGTAACAGAGATTCAGTAGTAAAAGCCAATAAGTGCCAAACTAAAATTTATATTAATTATGGGCTTTTTCAGATAAATCCTGGTGAATCAGACAAGCCATCCCTTTCATCATCTTCCAGCTTAGCAGAGCTGTGTCCACCTCATTCAGATTCTTATCCCCCCTTTTGTTTCATATCTCAAGAAGCACAAATCCATCTCTAATTACCGCCAAAGTCAAAATTTCAGTAAGAACACAAAGAGAAAATGAGAAGAAAATAGACTTTAAGGATTAGACAAGCAGGCATGCTTATCTGTAAAGCACTTAATTATAAGATGTGGTTGATAGGAGCTTGTAGTTTATTTAACCATATTGACAAGTCCGTAATTTTTTTGCCTTGTGCTTTGCAGGAAGATGTCAATTCATCGGTTTATCGAGGAGCCTGTACTATATGGCACTTGGAGGCTGAAGCAGGCCCGGATTGGATCAAGAGTGCCATAGAAGAGGTAATCCTAAGCCCTGGGTCATTTGGACTAAAAACCGCTCCGTTTAGCGGACCATAACAGAATGGACccaaaggccttgttcacacctagggctcttTCGGGTTCTTTTTAGCACCagggattttcaaaatcgccctaaaagccgcttgtgcaatgattccctatgagagtgttcacatatgagcggttcgattccgatctgctcaccaaaacgctgcctgtaccattttgggggcgatttgcCTATGATAGAAGGTAAAggaaaatcgcaaagtgctttatATAGCGATTTCCTTGGCGCTTTTTCGAATAAAtggattgtatttattctttccgGTTCAAAGAATAaaatgaatcgctctgcaaaagcgcgtagaaaaatcgcccacaaaatcgcAAACCGATGGCGTTAGCGATTGCGATGTATGATTTGAATAAGGCCTAACAGATGGgtatgttcacacataaaaggtgtacgttTCCAGGgctgtcaggtaaaactgactGGAAATATACAGATATGTGTGAAGTAGGCCTAAAGCAAACCTTTGACAAAAAGAAAAGTGATTTAGGTGCCTCGGACAAAAATTATCCAGAGGATTACTTCTACTGTTCTCAGCTCATTGTTAAGCGTATGttataaataggagccattcacacttgtcacgctgTAACAGATCTGCGGGATCCGTGGCAGTAAGCAGACCATGCTTCTGAGCAGTCCACGATAATCCCAGGCCAGGCGAGTGCATtctcccatatagcctatggaggAGGGCTTCTGTCCCGGGCTCTAGCCGGATCACTGTGGACCATTGGAGCAGACATTATACTGCTGGCCGCACGTGATCAGGAAGTAAGTGGGAATGATCACGAGACTTCTCTGATCCACTTACACCCCACTGCTACTCTCTGGATTTTTCTCCCTTGCTGCTGCGCTCCCATTCATTTCCAAGCATGGCCACACTGCATAAGCACAAGTACAACTTGCGCAGTAACACAGAGAAGAAAATCTGCGCacaagcagcttttttttttttttttcagagcctGAGCACACTAGCGTGCTTTTGTCTGCTTCTCAGCAAGAAGTATCTTCTGtctgtaatggtggccactaatgatccaatctttttcatccaattttaccatttctatgtaatataagggaactgcctaaattttccattcaatatattcactcaatttaccctaatgctacatagatttggtaagattggatgaaaaagattggatcattagtggtcaccttaatGATGTTTTgccgaaaagcagacagaagagaGCTAGAGTGCTCAGGTTCCTTAACTGGCAAAAATGTTTaaatattgcaatttttttttgcttcttttcagtaatttttagtttttgagaGTGTGGCTAGGGTTAAAACACTAGTTAAGCCTcccgttgtttttgttttttttcttaaccctcctggcggttcatttaTTCTGCAAtataggcagaaatccatttcttttttttttttttctttttttttcatgtaaagctaccagagtggtagctacatgaaacaacactagagggcgcatgtgtccctctagtgcgatcgtcgccggcatcaatagcaaacaggggaacgcgtatataacgcgttcccctgtttggcctctcctgtcgccatggcgacgatcggaatgacgtcatggacgtcctgacgtcagacgcctccgatccagcccttagcgctgcctggaactcattggtccgggcagcgcagggctctggcaggggggactgttccgccgctgcgtgcaggcgatcgccgcagagcggcggcgatcaagctgtacgtgcggctagcaaagggctagctgcgcgtacagcactttaaatgggccgaatcaccccaccaggggctgagatataccgccaggaaggttaatacatctgacagtaaatttgcACAAAAAAGTTATACCCCGGGCCAGATTTCCAATTAGGCACCGTAGGTATGCACCTAGAAAGACCACTATTGTAGGAGCTTTGGCTGGCATGAAAGAGGAGCTATCAGCTATATTatctcaaaaaacaaacaaacacacacacatatataagtagataaatacttgctctacgtacataacatgtattgcactgtccacgttttgatttcagtgagtttcatatagtaaataaagaaaaactgtttcaggcatttgccattttggaatccctgtgtctgaagccaatccttactctgggaggagggcagctgatgcaaacacagacagtcttcagacactcccacccagctctgcaattgaAAGAGTATTGCCATTGTGTGACTTTGCAGcttttcagcatgagaaatattggccaatcacagaggaacagaggcgtgggaggggaagacaggagggaaagaggcttcagcctatcaggctgcattagttaagtctgaggggaaagtaaagaaacaaaaaaaaggcaacccagcatgccctgcaacttcctttgtgcggcaatgtaccatatAAGAGGCAAGTAAACTGGGGAGTGATCTTTTATCAACaacaaaagtaagagtgatttttaacttttggattgcctggttagcagccttattacttgtttaccagataaaaataaagaattgattttttattttatgcctgacagttaagcTTCAACctgttaaggaccacaggctgtaCAACCCCCAACAAACCCccaggggacagctcagtgacacggctgtccccagtacagcactgccgtagatagcaacgctgtacaatgtaaatagatggcaattgccgctgggagactgatgacagagcggagcaCCTTCAAGTGGCAATGTGCGCTCATCGGCCCGGgatccccagcaaaacacgcccccaggacttgacaacaATTGGTGTTACACGGCTGGGAGCCGCTGCATTCACGCCAATCGACACGGTCGTAAAGTAGTTAAGGATTTGATAGCTTGCTGATGTGGATCATTTACAGTAGTTCATATGTATGCAGATAATGCAAAATGATTTGTttcttaacccattagcagctgcaTTAGAGTTCTCTTGTTTAAGATAAGTACACTGCTTtttacctcagtcggcagaacttgtgctgtaaattcttggaatgctttgatctctctctactagcagaaaatatggaAACTGAAAGCATTAGTCCTCTCACTGTCTCACAcgtccccctagtgacaagtggccatatatacacattacagcagtactaattagaagccaggcaatgtaacaaataagaaattaaaCATTTGCTAAAATAAATTTGCCTGGAGAACTTGCAACCCTCTAAATtcactgctaaagggttaatttattattattatttttttttttttataaaaccaaACACTGACCGGTGTATTCAGTTTGATGGATGTAGTGTAAGGCACTGGATTGATTTGTGCTTACAGGCACCAGAAATGTAAATCTGGTCCTGGCAATGtgttttgtgcattgcacatcTGCATTTTATGTAGTAAAATATTTTGAAAGCACTTGGCTATATGCTGTAGCTCCTCTTCCTGTTTAGAGGACAGTGCAGTTTTAATGGACAGTTTAAAGGTGCATAACCTAACCTCCAAGCAGCAGAGAGAGGGAGTGGGTGGGTTGGCTCAGCAGTGGGAGCTTCGCACTAGCTGGGGAACACCCACTCTCCTGACAGCTCCATGCTCGCTGCGGTCACATGACTGTCACCCCTCAAGGAAATTCCTCTGGAACAGCTGCATCGAGTATGAAAGTTATGAGTAGTGGAATATTGCCCTATTTACCTCTACTAACATTGCAAAGTCCATGCGGGTCAACATGGATGTATGAAAGGGGGGGGCGGCAGTTTGGAGCAGTCATGTGATCTACACTGTGCTGGGGAAGCAGTGCTTTTCTGGTGGCTGCCATTTGTAAACAGCTttgagtcatgtgactgactttttttttttttttttaaagaaagctaCACTGGAACGGCTGCATCAAATATAACATTTTGTGTGAGCAATGACTTACTCCctaaaagtgaacccaaggtgagaataaactgatgagataagcagttatatttatcctcctactccttaaaatgacttttttttaagaatcccagagttttcttttatatttaaacattcacaaagtaggttgaatgcttTACTGTCTCTAAGTTtctcagagtgaaaatacatgtatTGACCTTGTCGTCCCTCTCCCCTtagctcagaagttgtattctgatgaaaaaaaacttttatggctgtaatttgcttgtcAGTGatgttactatattcctgacaagctactgacaagacagaagctgtcactttcatgcctagaaattaactctttcagtcagcaaaataaaaaaagtaaaacagcctggttattaatatgtttgtactgtacataagtttatctcatcatgtcacatataacctcgggtacactttaagtctcaTAGAGAGcaagccatgttttgtttgtcccattacacacaggcaagctgtaaCTGCATCtccagctcactcccctctcctgctccctcctcccctctgactctgaaatctatggctagtaacacctccccctcctcctgcccagacttagttcccataagcccttgctacatgggtctgagtgccttggcggtttggagaagctgtgggcaaggcttgtttagtttatggggaattagagtattaaaacaaaaacaaagtatttggcttgaggaatgccctataaactataagtaaggacacaattatgcaatgagtaaaagtttatctcggatccactttaaagcaaacccgtaATCCAGCCCTGGATAAAAGGGGCAGacgaaggcacaaagggggacaaagtggcagaggtagcacagggggacagtgAGGTGACACTTGAATAGCACAGAGGGCGGACAGTgaggtgatacagagggggaAACTGAAAACATAGGGGAACAGAAGTGACAtggagggggacactagaggcatggggggcacagaggaggtacagtggacagagatggcacagtgttccgacttaagaatggATTGAGGGTAAGAACTAACCTACAGTCACTATCTCATTCGTTTTTTTTGTCCTATTCACTAAATCCCTAAAGGAAGGAGTAGGAAGCAACATCATCCAAACAATGCTGGCCTCCTATTTTATCTTCCATAGCTGCTTCTGTGAAGAGAGGGGAAATGGGAATAGTGTACTGTTCATAAGCACAGCCGGTAACTGGAAAACTGCAGAATGTGCTTTGATCAGCATAGTACAAAGACACACGGAAAGGGTTAAGACTTGTAGAAAGAAGGGCTAAGTAAATTGAACATAGCTCTACAATGGATGATCACAAAGGGTTTAAGCGGCCTTATTCTACTGCAGCACAGGGCTGCTAGCATTAATGTGATGCTTTTCCAGGAACATCGCTGTTGTTGAGAATTTCCCTTTCAGAGCTCACTGCAAAGTGTTCCATCTGCTGACAAGCTTGGATTTCACATAAAGCAAGTCAGAAAAAGGAATTCTTTTGTAGGCAAACAAAACATCAGGTCAGTAGTATTTTGTCACACCGCAGAACGATTTTTACcatctcctcttcttcttttcaGGTTGATTGGAAAGCTGGCAAGTTGAACTGTCCGTATTGCAGGGCCCGACTCGGAGCCTTCAGCTTTATAGACCTGACAAAATGTTCTTGTGGTCACCCAGCAGTTGCCCATCTGTGTAAAAGCAAGGTGGACGTGTGTTTTCCAGCAACACCACCAAACCTGGTTTCTAGTTTGCCATCTGCTCCAAAACTAGACAGAGAATCGAATGCCAAGACGGGAGAAATGGTGATGGGGCCGCCCAGAAGAGACTCTGGTCAGTTTTTACTGGATGAAGAGAAATGCACGTCTCCCTCTGGGCTGCTAATGGAAGCCTTGTGCCTTGAAGTTCCAACTTCTAGAAAACCACCTAGTCAAGATGTGTCCAAAACTGGGTGTTTGAAGAAATCTGAGTCTGCTTCTAGTCTTTTTTTTTCCCATCGTAAATCTAGAAGTTTGGATATTAAACTAAATGGAAATACAAGTATCCTTGAAATAGAGCCAGGACAACCAGCATTTCCTCTTTTAAACACTAGCTTTGTAGATAATCCTACATTAGATGTTACAAGGTCACCAACCAAACTGGTGTTGAGACTTTCAGAAAATTCATCAAGTTTACTAAATAGCCCGGTTGATTTAAGAGGACCAACTGAGGTGAGCAACACCAGTTCATCTTCACCATCAACATCCAGTGCTGTACTAGCTGAATCAACTCCTAGCGAAGATCTTGTCCTATCGGC contains:
- the RNF180 gene encoding E3 ubiquitin-protein ligase RNF180 produces the protein MSGDRKIFFLRCWKCRKRVADSECLARDGECAQCQEDVNSSVYRGACTIWHLEAEAGPDWIKSAIEEVDWKAGKLNCPYCRARLGAFSFIDLTKCSCGHPAVAHLCKSKVDVCFPATPPNLVSSLPSAPKLDRESNAKTGEMVMGPPRRDSGQFLLDEEKCTSPSGLLMEALCLEVPTSRKPPSQDVSKTGCLKKSESASSLFFSHRKSRSLDIKLNGNTSILEIEPGQPAFPLLNTSFVDNPTLDVTRSPTKLVLRLSENSSSLLNSPVDLRGPTEVSNTSSSSPSTSSAVLAESTPSEDLVLSAGESGPTPLFQPEPNSSAAANQRLLTKKEKNKLKSLRRKQRKREKWLHDYRPINKSNLSSDEEQEEGNITEKEGYTCAVCLDVYFNPYMCYPCQHVFCEPCLRTLARDNPSRTPCPLCRTIIAIVHFQKELSKSAADSFPNEYFRRKQNFQRAHCAKWPLPNCKRFFGFFRDFRRRLSPAGRRYFPHGGYQFDFEDDSHGWRFNLDMIIVYIYSVNWVIGFIVFFLLFYFLFLSG